TAAAATAAGAACGTACACCAAAAGCGCAACCCCAGTACAAATTGTTCCCAGGGTCTTGCCCGTTTCCAATTTTTTCGGGAACAGGAACGATTCCCTGATATTTATTATCACATAAGGCAACAAAAATATGGATGGTTTTTGTATCAGATTCAAAATGAAGATTCTTCTTTTCTTCAGATTTGTTTTTTAAAGATGGTGTTTTCTTTGACTCTTTATCATGATTGCAAGCCAGAATTAATAAACTCAAAAATAACAGAGGAAAGTGGAGCAGTTTCATCATTTTGTATTGAAATTAATTTATTTAATATTCATTTTTTAAAATTAATAATAAATTTCATTTTTCACATTCGGGAATTTAAAAGTAGAATTGCCGGGAATTACTGAGTCCATTTTCGGAGGTGTTATTTTTTTATTTAATTTTTGAGATTGTACAACTTTCTTTTCTCCATTTTCGCAATTTTCAACAGTTTTCTGATAAGTAGCATCGCCTGTACTGATGTTGTAATCAAATTTTAGCCAATAATCACACGGCGCCCCAAAACTTGCCGATGCACCAATGAGATACCAATCACCATTCTGAAAACGATAGCGATGCGTATATTCCCATTTATCTCTGCTTCCTCCAAAATGATTGATGACAATGCTTTTCTTGGCAATAGAAATTCCGTTAAAAGGATTTCCCATCATTCCTCCACTTTGTGAAGAAAGTAGAGGAGAAGAGGTTTGGTGAGTGATTTTCCACTTTTCATTTTGTTTTTTATAAATAGCAAGTATTTGTTCAGCATCTTCACGATCTGTGTTTGGCATTTCGTAAACTGCAACAGCTTCTTCGTTTTCATCTTCATCTAAATTTCCGTAGGCAATTTCTTTTAGTTCCCAGTATTTTGGAGTGAAGTTTTTAATATCATCAGATTCTTTTACCGTGATTTCTGCATCATAAGAATTGGCTTCAATAGCACGTTTTTTTTCATTCAAATAAGAGTCATTTTCTTTGGCAATTTTTGGGATGTTTTTTCTTATTTCATTAATGATTTCTGGTACTTGAGGAAGTTCATCATTCTTTTGTTGACTGTCTTTTGTGTAGTATTCAATTTCTCGAGTTTCAACAGTCGTCAGTTTTTTCTTTCCAATAATCCCATTATTTGCTTCGCTGTAAAATCTTTTTTTAACGATCCAATTTCCTTCTTTGTCGTATTGATATTCGAATTCTTCGATACTGCCAATTGAGCCATCGTAATATTTGGTCTGGTCAAAAGTAATATTACCATATTGATCAAATTTTTTATAATTTTTTGAGCTAATCTCTGTTCCTAAAAGATGATAACGAGATTCTATAGCTTCTGTATAATCATCATTATAAGTGAATTCTGTTTTGTTTTCTAATCCTTTTTGATTGTACCAAATTTCTGAGATGAGGTGTCCTTTTTTATCATATTTAAAATAAACTTTTCTGCCTTCTACAACATAATCTTCAATTTCATCAAGTTTATAAATACCATTCAATAAAGATAATTTCTGAACTTTAGATTGGTAAAGCGGACTGATTTTGATTAAATTTTTCTGATTGAAAATATAGGTTTTATCGGGATCTGAAAGACTATCTGAACCAATTTGAGAAACCGTTATTTTTTTCTGGCTTGCAGAATCTTCTACTTTATATTTTGTGTAATTGTTTAAAGATATTTTGGCTTCATTTTTTTCTAAATTGATTTCTTCAGAAATGATTTGGTTTTTATCATAAAAAAACCAACTTGAATATTGTGATTTTCCGTATTCTCTATCGTACTGACTTTCTTTTAAGACTAAATTTCCAGAAGATTCATTATAATAATATTTTGAAGTTGAAACACCGCTTCCTGAAATTTCTTTTCGAAAACTTCTTCTGCCATCTTTTCTATAAATAGTATGATTTATTAAATGCAAAGTTTTTCCTTCAAATACTTTGTCGTCTTTTGATTTTTTTTGGTTGCTGTCGGAAGTGTAGCTTTTTACAGAAAATACATTTCCTTTTAATACATTTCTATCTTCAGAAGGTTCTGAAAATGCTCCGATGTCGAGGTTTTCATTAATTTGCTTACTGGGAATATTTTGTTGAGAGCACATTGTAGTACTTACTAAAAATAAAGCTAACTGTAAAAATATTTTCATCACGATAGAATAGGGGTTTTTCTCTCAAAGATAAAGCAAATCTCAGTCAATTTTAAATTTTAATTTATTGATGAGTTTTTTATAATTATCAAGAGAAATGATTAAAACGCGTAGTTAATAATGAATTTTTATGACTTATTCTTTTGTATCATTAAAATAAAATTCAACGATCAACAATCTGCGAAATGTCATTTTATATTGTTTAAATGATATTGATAAATTTTGGTAGTTTTGCAACCAATGGAAAAGTTTTTAGTTGTCTTAAAAGGATTAGGATTTTTTTTACTCTTGTCGGCATTATTATTTATTGCACAGTGGCAATTGGCAGAAAATAATGTAGTGGTGCTCAATTATAAAATCCATATTCTTATATTTTTTATTACGTTAATTAGTTTAGTAACGATTTTAGTGGTTTTTGCCTTAGAAAAAAAGAATATAATAGGCTTTATTTTTCTTGGGTTTGTTGTATTTAAAATTTTCGCAATCGGCTATATTGCTGTGTTTCAGAAAGATTTTGAGCTGAATATTATACCTTACTTCGTTATTTACTGGATTTACCTATTGATAGAAGTAGTTTTTGTTTTAAAATTAGTTAAAAAACAAGACTAATATCATGTAATATAAAATTGAAGAATTGCTAAAAATCGAATAAAAATTTATATTTTTGCAAAAATTTTAGAAATAAAAGTCTAGTCATGAGTTTTAAAAAACTGTTAATCGCCCTTTATCTTTTTGTCTTCTGCTTCTCTTTTGCAGAAACACATGAAGGTACTGCGGAAGCTGCAAAGGATGAAGTATACAATCCGGTTCCATTTATTATGCACCATATTGCGGATGCACACAATTGGCATCTTTGGGGTGAAGGCCACAATTCTGTAGGAATTTCTTTACCTGTAATTCTTTGGGATAATGGTTTGAAAGTTTTCAGCTCTGAAAAATTCGGACATGAAGAAGAAAAAGTTGCTGAAGTAGATGGTAATTTCTACAAAGTACACCACAACAAAATTTATTCGACAGATGCTAACGGAACTTTGGATATGCACGACGGGCATCCAACAAACAATGAGCCTTTAGATTTTTCTATCACTAAAGTAGTTGCTCAAATGATTTTGGCTGCTATTATTTTATTAATTATCGGCTTTGCTTCGGCAGCAAGTTATAAAAAATCTCAGGTTCCTTCAGGAATTGCAAAATTCATCGAGCCTCTTGTAGTTTTTGTAAGAGATGATATTGCTTTACAAAACATCGGGTCTGTGAGATATAGAAAATATGTACCTTATTTGGTTACTTTATTTTTGTTCATCTGGCTTCTTAATATTTTAGGTTTACTTCCGGGAGCTGCAAATACAACGGGTAACATTGCATTTACAATGGTTCTTTCAGTATTTACATTATTAATTGTAAACTTAAGCGGTAGAAAAACATATTGGATGCACATGTTAGATCCTTTAGGAAAAAACATGCCATTCGGTGGGAAAATTTTAATCTATATTATCCTTATTCCTGTAGAATTATTAGGAATTATTACTAAGCCTTTTGCATTGATGATTCGTCTTTTTGCTAACATGACTGCAGGACACATCATTATCATGAGTTTGATTTCTTTGATTTTTATCATGAAAACTTACTTCATCACTCCGGTATCATTAGGTTTAGCATTATTTATCTATGTATTGGAAGTATTGGTAGCGGCTTTACAGGCTTATATCTTTACAATGTTGACAGCATTATTTATCGGGTCGGCTGTAGAAGAGCCTCACCACGATCACTAATTAAAATTAGAATTAAAAAAAAATAACTTTTTAAATATAATATTATGACAGGTAGTATCGCAGCAATCGGAGCTGGTTTAGCAGTAATCGGAGTTGGATTAGGAATTGGTAAAATTGGTGGTAGCGCAATGGAAGGTATTGCAAGACAGCCAGAGCAATCAGGAAAAATCCAAACTGCAATGATTATCGCAGCAGCTCTTATCGAAGGTGCTGGTCTATTCGGTATCGTAGTAGCATTACTAGGTAAATAAGAATAGTAAACAAATAGGATTCTACAAACGGTTGGTTTGTGGAATCCTTTTAAAAAAGTTAAAAAACAAATTAAAAATAATAATTGATATAAAATGGATTTATTAACTCCTTCAATTGGTAACATATTCTGGACAGCAGTAGTATTTTTATTATTGGTAGTTCTTCTTAAAGCTTTTGCTTGGAAGCCTATCCTTAGTGCTGTGAAAGAAAGAGAAGACAATATTCAGGATGCTCTTAACCAAGCTAAATTGGCTAAAAAAGAGATGGAAACTCTTAAAGCGGATAACGAAAGAATTATGCGTGAGGCTAAAATCGAAAGAGATGCTATGTTGAAAGAAGCTAGAGAAATTAAAGACAGAATTGTAGCTGAAGCTAAAGATGCAGCTAAGTCTGAAGGAGATAAATTGATCGAAGCTGCAAGACAAACAATCAACGAAGAGAAAAATGCTGCAATGGCAGATATCAAATCTCAAATCGGTATTTTGTCTGTAAATATCGCAGAATCTATCTTAAAGCAAAAGCTTGAAAATAGCGAAGCTCAAAACGAGTTGGTTCAGAATTATTTAAACAAATCAAATCTTAACTAAGAATGCTTACATCTAAAGTAGCTAAAAGATACGCACAAGGTTTACTAGAATTCACAAACGAATCTGGGCAAACTGAAGCGGTTTTTTCTGAAATGAAGGATGTAGTGAAGCTGATGTCTGAATCTAAAGATTTGAACAAATTTTTCCTTACACCTTACATTGATGCTAATAAGAAAACTGAGATTGCCAACGAAATTTTTAAAAGTTTTTCGCCTGTAGCTCAGAATTTAATTAAACTTATCATCAAAAACGGAAGAGAAAACCAAATTAAAAATATTGCACAGCAGTATATCAATAAAGTTGAAGATATTAAAGGAGTTCAAAGAGTTACGATTACTACCGCAACACCACTTTCTCAGGAAAATATCGATCAGATTTTAAAATCTACTTCTTTGGTAAATGCAAGTAATAATGCAGATGTTGAGGTAAATGTAAAACCAGAAATCTTAGGAGGTTACATTTTAAGAGTAGGAGATCAGCAAGTTGATGCTTCTGTGAAATCAAAATTGAATAAGATTAAAAAAGACTTTCAGTTAAATTAAGAAAAAAACAACCATACAATGGCAGAAATAAATCCAGCAGAAGTATCTGCGATCTTAAAACAGCAATTGGCCAACTTCGATACTCAATCTAATGTTGAGGAAGTAGGTACAGTTCTTACCATCGGTGATGGTATTGCTCGTGTTTACGGGTTAGAAAATGTACAATACGGTGAGTTGGTGAAATTTGCTAGCGATGTAGAAGGTATCGTACTAAACCTTGAAGAAGACAACGTAGGTGTTGCTCTTTTGGGTGAAAGTAAATTGGTAAGAGAAGGAGACACAGTAAAAAGAACAAACAGAATTTCTTCTATCAAAGTAGGAGAAGGAATGTTAGGTAGAGTAGTTGATACTTTAGGTAACCCAATCGATGGTAAAGGTCCTATCACAGGAGATCTATACGAAATGCCATTAGAAAGAAAAGCTCCGGGTGTTATCTACAGACAGCCAGTAACTGAGCCTTTACAAACAGGTATCGTTGCGATCGACTCTATGATCCCTGTAGGAAGAGGTCAGAGAGAGCTTATCATTGGTGACAGACAAACAGGTAAAACTACTGTTGCTATTGATACGATCATCAACCAAAAAGAATTTTTTGATGCAGGAAATCCTGTATATTGTATATATGTTGCAATCGGACAAAAAGCTTCTACAGTAGCTCAGATTGTAAAAACTTTATCAGATAAAGGTGCTTTAGCTTATACAGTAATTGTTGCAGCTAATGCTTCAGATCCGGTTCCTATGCAGGTTTATTCTGCAATGGCAGGAGCTTCTATCGGTGAATTCTTCAGAGATACTGGTAGACCGGCTTTGATCATTTATGATGATTTATCTAAACAAGCGGTAGCTTACCGTGAGCTTTCTCTACTATTGAGAAGACCACCGGGACGTGAGGCTTATCCTGGAGACGTTTTCTATCTTCACTCAAGATTATTGGAAAGAGCTGCAAAAGTAATCGCTGATGATACTATTGCAAGCCAAATGAATGATTTACCTGAATCTCTAAGACCTTTAGTAAAAGGTGGTGGTTCATTAACTGCACTTCCAATTATCGAAACTCAGGCGGGTGACGTTTCTGCGTATATTCCAACAAACGTAATCTCTATTACAGACGGACAGATTTTCTTAGAGTCTGACTTGTTCAACTCAGGGGTTCGTCCAGCAATCAATGTAGGTATTTCTGTATCTCGTGTTGGAGGGAATGCTCAGATTAAATCAATGAAAAAGGTTTCTGGTACTCTTAAATTAGACCAGGCTCAATATAAAGAATTGGAAGCGTTTGCTAAATTCGGTTCTGATCTTGATGCTTCTACTTTAGCAGTTATCTCTAAAGGAGAAAGAAACGTAGAGTTGTTGAAGCAGCCGGTTAACTCTCCACTTCCTGTTGATAGCCAAGTTGCTATGATCTATGCAGGTACAGAGAATTTAATGAGAAACGTTCCTATCAAGAAAGTGAAAGAATTCCAAATCGAATATATCGAGTTCCTAAGATCTAAGCATCCTGAAACTATGGCTGCCCTTAAAGCTGGAAAAATCGATAACGATATTACAGGTGTTCTTAAGCAAGTTGCTACAGATTTAGCTTCAAAATATAACTAAAAATTAGTTGATGGTTTTTGGTTGATAGTTGACAGAATTTTCTAAAACTAGCAACCAACAACCGACAACCAACAACTAA
Above is a genomic segment from Chryseobacterium mulctrae containing:
- the atpA gene encoding F0F1 ATP synthase subunit alpha; protein product: MAEINPAEVSAILKQQLANFDTQSNVEEVGTVLTIGDGIARVYGLENVQYGELVKFASDVEGIVLNLEEDNVGVALLGESKLVREGDTVKRTNRISSIKVGEGMLGRVVDTLGNPIDGKGPITGDLYEMPLERKAPGVIYRQPVTEPLQTGIVAIDSMIPVGRGQRELIIGDRQTGKTTVAIDTIINQKEFFDAGNPVYCIYVAIGQKASTVAQIVKTLSDKGALAYTVIVAANASDPVPMQVYSAMAGASIGEFFRDTGRPALIIYDDLSKQAVAYRELSLLLRRPPGREAYPGDVFYLHSRLLERAAKVIADDTIASQMNDLPESLRPLVKGGGSLTALPIIETQAGDVSAYIPTNVISITDGQIFLESDLFNSGVRPAINVGISVSRVGGNAQIKSMKKVSGTLKLDQAQYKELEAFAKFGSDLDASTLAVISKGERNVELLKQPVNSPLPVDSQVAMIYAGTENLMRNVPIKKVKEFQIEYIEFLRSKHPETMAALKAGKIDNDITGVLKQVATDLASKYN
- the atpE gene encoding ATP synthase F0 subunit C; protein product: MTGSIAAIGAGLAVIGVGLGIGKIGGSAMEGIARQPEQSGKIQTAMIIAAALIEGAGLFGIVVALLGK
- a CDS encoding F0F1 ATP synthase subunit B: MDLLTPSIGNIFWTAVVFLLLVVLLKAFAWKPILSAVKEREDNIQDALNQAKLAKKEMETLKADNERIMREAKIERDAMLKEAREIKDRIVAEAKDAAKSEGDKLIEAARQTINEEKNAAMADIKSQIGILSVNIAESILKQKLENSEAQNELVQNYLNKSNLN
- the atpH gene encoding ATP synthase F1 subunit delta, giving the protein MLTSKVAKRYAQGLLEFTNESGQTEAVFSEMKDVVKLMSESKDLNKFFLTPYIDANKKTEIANEIFKSFSPVAQNLIKLIIKNGRENQIKNIAQQYINKVEDIKGVQRVTITTATPLSQENIDQILKSTSLVNASNNADVEVNVKPEILGGYILRVGDQQVDASVKSKLNKIKKDFQLN
- the atpB gene encoding F0F1 ATP synthase subunit A, giving the protein MSFKKLLIALYLFVFCFSFAETHEGTAEAAKDEVYNPVPFIMHHIADAHNWHLWGEGHNSVGISLPVILWDNGLKVFSSEKFGHEEEKVAEVDGNFYKVHHNKIYSTDANGTLDMHDGHPTNNEPLDFSITKVVAQMILAAIILLIIGFASAASYKKSQVPSGIAKFIEPLVVFVRDDIALQNIGSVRYRKYVPYLVTLFLFIWLLNILGLLPGAANTTGNIAFTMVLSVFTLLIVNLSGRKTYWMHMLDPLGKNMPFGGKILIYIILIPVELLGIITKPFALMIRLFANMTAGHIIIMSLISLIFIMKTYFITPVSLGLALFIYVLEVLVAALQAYIFTMLTALFIGSAVEEPHHDH